The following are encoded together in the Adhaeribacter arboris genome:
- a CDS encoding DinB family protein, producing MENYYLEQDVAVFGLPVKTFPLGIGEAFDALQNQLPKDNRPFYGISECTPAGIVYLATTLQKTENEPEKYGYNPYIIEKGDYLAVIVRDWLTKTDSIKNVFTQMFTDERSDRNKPCVEIYKNSEEMICLVKVKTPETKNLADYIAHVGPEFEKTTQELAQLFSSLSPDEINQNSSAGNWTAGQLIQHVLKVNSGFLRILNGPVKETERNPAEQVANIKANLLDFTTKRRAGDFVTPENKTYQKEELLHALENIRVAVHHVIQISDLTPACLAFEVPVFGFLTRLEAIYFVIYHTQRHTQQLKNIIEQLATSSN from the coding sequence ATGGAAAATTACTATCTGGAACAAGACGTAGCCGTATTCGGCTTGCCGGTAAAAACCTTTCCGCTAGGTATTGGCGAGGCTTTCGACGCTTTACAAAACCAACTACCAAAAGACAACCGGCCCTTTTATGGTATTAGCGAATGTACTCCTGCGGGAATAGTTTACCTGGCGACTACTTTGCAGAAAACAGAAAATGAGCCGGAAAAATACGGGTATAATCCCTATATCATAGAAAAGGGCGACTACTTAGCCGTAATCGTACGCGATTGGCTCACCAAAACCGATAGCATTAAAAATGTTTTTACGCAAATGTTTACCGATGAGCGGAGCGACCGCAATAAACCTTGCGTAGAAATTTACAAAAATAGCGAGGAAATGATTTGCCTGGTAAAAGTAAAAACCCCAGAAACTAAAAATCTGGCGGACTACATAGCCCACGTCGGACCTGAATTTGAAAAAACAACGCAAGAACTCGCGCAGCTTTTTTCCTCTTTATCACCGGACGAAATTAATCAAAACTCATCGGCAGGTAACTGGACCGCGGGGCAACTTATTCAGCACGTACTAAAAGTAAATTCCGGTTTTTTAAGAATCCTGAATGGACCGGTTAAAGAAACAGAGCGAAATCCGGCAGAACAAGTAGCAAATATAAAAGCCAATTTATTAGATTTCACGACGAAACGTAGAGCCGGTGATTTTGTAACGCCCGAAAATAAAACTTACCAAAAAGAAGAATTATTACATGCTCTGGAAAATATACGGGTTGCTGTTCATCACGTTATTCAAATCTCAGATCTCACTCCAGCCTGCTTAGCATTTGAAGTGCCGGTATTTGGTTTTTTAACCCGCTTGGAGGCCATTTATTTTGTTATTTACCATACCCAAAGACATACCCAACAGTTAAAAAATATAATTGAACAGCTAGCTACCTCTAGCAATTAG
- a CDS encoding DoxX family protein, with protein sequence MKKTKIIYWVFTGLVAAMLGVGSIFDAISAPEAVDYVTRLGYPGYLVPFLGVAKLLGILAILVPGFPRLKEWAYAGLVFDLIGAMYSHISKGDATGNWIFIFIPLLLIAGSYVYHHKLQKSTESDTLPKVSLSGN encoded by the coding sequence ATGAAAAAGACAAAAATTATTTACTGGGTTTTCACCGGCCTGGTAGCCGCTATGTTAGGAGTCGGCTCTATTTTCGATGCTATTTCTGCGCCGGAGGCGGTGGATTACGTTACCCGTTTAGGTTATCCTGGCTATCTGGTTCCCTTTTTAGGCGTGGCCAAGTTGTTAGGCATCCTCGCTATCTTGGTTCCAGGTTTTCCGCGCTTAAAAGAATGGGCTTACGCCGGTCTTGTTTTCGATTTAATTGGCGCCATGTATTCGCATATTTCTAAGGGAGATGCTACCGGCAACTGGATATTTATTTTTATCCCTTTACTCCTGATAGCCGGATCTTATGTTTACCACCACAAGCTGCAAAAAAGTACTGAATCCGACACTTTACCTAAAGTGAGTTTATCGGGTAATTAA
- a CDS encoding DUF6717 family protein: MLASWNTTSTNPIKFTFYKESPGTWYIDLPDYPGPKGNLAMVAGTDDMLDFLAKGKNRVVVKMSEQPFAGALALDRVKVGEPGGGAYYKPLNHAIQSVWLCDVTLFALGKFPEHIYFQALE; encoded by the coding sequence TTGCTGGCTAGCTGGAATACAACCTCGACAAACCCAATAAAATTTACGTTTTATAAAGAATCGCCCGGCACCTGGTACATTGATTTACCCGATTACCCCGGACCTAAAGGCAACCTGGCCATGGTAGCCGGCACCGATGACATGCTCGATTTTCTGGCCAAAGGAAAAAACCGGGTAGTAGTAAAAATGAGTGAACAACCATTTGCCGGGGCGTTAGCTTTAGATCGCGTTAAGGTGGGAGAACCTGGCGGTGGCGCGTATTACAAGCCCTTAAACCACGCTATTCAGTCGGTATGGCTCTGCGACGTTACTTTGTTTGCCCTGGGTAAGTTCCCGGAACATATTTACTTCCAGGCGCTAGAGTAA
- a CDS encoding DMT family transporter, which translates to MRNVVLGLLFAMLWASASVATKVGVAQVHPLLLANIRFFIAGGLMLGYAYGLQGSKNTLPRGLEWKHLLIFSLLNTTIYLGAFVLALKEVSAGIGSLSVATNPLFITLLSAVWLRRPLRVREGWGILLGLAGVALATYPLLQNSYATLKGLFILLAGMISVSAATVYYAQVKWKLSSLVINGWQVLLGGICLLPFTIYFTNLQTAHFNADFWGAVFWLIGPVSIVSLQLWFFLIKQDAVRASLWLFMCPIFGFFYSYTLLGEPITTYTFAGTALVIAGLYLAQREKFTK; encoded by the coding sequence ATGCGGAATGTGGTGCTCGGTTTATTATTTGCCATGTTGTGGGCATCGGCCTCGGTAGCTACTAAAGTTGGCGTCGCGCAGGTGCATCCGCTTTTATTAGCTAATATCCGTTTTTTTATTGCCGGTGGGTTAATGTTAGGTTATGCTTACGGGTTGCAAGGGAGTAAAAATACACTTCCGCGCGGCCTGGAATGGAAGCATTTACTTATTTTTTCATTGCTGAATACTACTATTTATTTAGGCGCTTTTGTTCTGGCATTAAAAGAAGTATCGGCCGGCATCGGCAGTTTAAGTGTAGCAACCAATCCGCTTTTTATCACGTTACTTTCGGCCGTTTGGCTCCGGCGGCCCTTGCGAGTACGGGAAGGTTGGGGCATTTTGCTGGGACTAGCCGGAGTAGCTTTGGCTACTTATCCTTTGCTGCAAAATAGTTACGCCACACTCAAAGGTTTATTCATTTTACTTGCCGGCATGATTTCGGTATCGGCGGCTACGGTATATTACGCCCAGGTTAAATGGAAACTATCCAGTTTGGTGATTAACGGCTGGCAGGTTTTACTCGGGGGTATTTGTTTACTGCCCTTTACAATTTACTTCACTAATTTACAAACGGCTCACTTCAACGCCGATTTTTGGGGCGCAGTTTTCTGGTTAATTGGCCCGGTTTCAATTGTATCGCTGCAACTTTGGTTTTTCCTGATAAAACAAGATGCGGTCCGGGCTTCGTTGTGGTTGTTTATGTGCCCGATATTTGGCTTTTTTTATTCTTACACTTTACTCGGCGAGCCTATTACTACCTACACTTTTGCCGGAACTGCTTTAGTTATTGCCGGCTTGTATCTGGCTCAACGCGAAAAGTTTACAAAATAA
- a CDS encoding glycoside hydrolase family 32 protein produces the protein MKYCLKVSLAIYILFSGTTALRAADFTLKITKRYLNIPVSQQEERGTMQFTLGGKKERSFKIRLASNKPEYWVFCDVTAFKGKTLAISYSGNTAGLSKIYQDDKIAGQDSLYAESKRPQFHFTTRRGWINDPNGLIFHEGEYHLFYQHNPYEREWENMHWGHAVSKDLVHWQELPIALYPDQLGTMFSGSTVIDYNNTAGFNKGNTPAMIAVYTADNPDKQIQCLAYSLDKGRTWTKYAQNPLIDSKAKWNSKDTRDPRVFWYKPGNHWVLVLNERDGHSIYTSKNLKDWNFESHVTGFWECPDLFELPVDGNKNNTKWVMLGASNTYMLGSFNGKTFTPESGKHYFNTGSIYAAQTYTNIPETDGRRIQIGWGRVPQTGMPFNNMMLLPTELTLHTTKEGVRMFSVPVKETEQLFKKIQQDNTLAAEEANQKLQSFSKSDRLRIKATLQLSHATSAGLNLFGQRLLDYDLNFNKVNNVFYSPEDRTSMEISADIYLDRTSIEIFIDGGAYSYSMERKPELNNQEGFHIWGNNIKIKNLEVYSADSIWQNSLAK, from the coding sequence ATGAAATACTGCTTAAAAGTCTCACTCGCTATTTATATTCTGTTTTCCGGTACTACGGCGCTGCGAGCCGCCGATTTTACTTTAAAAATTACCAAGCGGTACTTAAATATTCCGGTGTCGCAGCAAGAAGAACGGGGCACGATGCAATTTACCTTGGGCGGCAAAAAAGAACGTTCTTTTAAAATCAGGTTGGCCAGTAATAAACCAGAATACTGGGTGTTTTGCGACGTAACCGCTTTTAAAGGGAAAACCTTGGCTATTTCGTATTCGGGAAATACGGCCGGGCTAAGTAAAATATACCAGGACGATAAAATTGCCGGGCAAGATTCACTGTACGCCGAAAGCAAAAGGCCTCAATTCCATTTTACCACCCGTCGCGGCTGGATAAACGACCCCAATGGGCTTATATTTCACGAAGGCGAATACCATCTTTTTTACCAGCACAACCCCTACGAACGCGAGTGGGAAAACATGCATTGGGGCCACGCCGTGAGTAAAGATTTGGTGCATTGGCAGGAATTACCCATTGCCTTATACCCTGACCAATTGGGCACTATGTTTTCCGGCTCTACGGTAATTGATTACAACAACACCGCCGGTTTTAACAAAGGAAATACCCCGGCTATGATAGCCGTTTACACCGCCGATAACCCCGACAAGCAAATTCAATGCCTGGCGTATAGCCTGGACAAAGGCCGCACCTGGACGAAATATGCCCAAAATCCCCTCATTGATTCGAAAGCCAAATGGAACAGCAAAGACACCCGCGACCCGCGCGTATTCTGGTATAAACCCGGTAACCACTGGGTACTCGTCCTCAACGAACGCGACGGTCACTCCATTTACACTTCTAAAAACCTGAAAGACTGGAATTTTGAAAGTCATGTTACCGGCTTCTGGGAATGCCCGGATTTATTTGAACTACCCGTAGACGGGAATAAAAACAATACCAAATGGGTCATGCTTGGCGCTTCTAATACCTACATGCTGGGTTCTTTTAACGGAAAAACCTTTACGCCCGAAAGTGGCAAGCATTATTTTAACACCGGTTCTATTTATGCCGCGCAAACCTACACCAACATTCCGGAAACCGACGGCCGCCGCATTCAAATTGGCTGGGGACGCGTACCGCAAACGGGGATGCCTTTTAATAACATGATGCTCTTGCCCACCGAACTAACTTTGCACACCACGAAAGAAGGCGTGCGTATGTTCAGCGTGCCGGTAAAAGAAACCGAACAACTCTTTAAAAAAATACAGCAAGACAATACTCTTGCGGCTGAGGAAGCCAATCAGAAATTACAATCCTTTAGTAAATCTGACCGCTTACGGATTAAAGCCACCTTGCAATTAAGCCATGCCACCAGCGCCGGTTTAAATCTTTTTGGCCAGCGCCTCCTGGATTATGATTTGAATTTCAACAAAGTAAACAATGTCTTCTACTCGCCGGAAGACAGGACGAGCATGGAAATTTCGGCGGATATTTACCTGGATCGTACTTCTATTGAGATATTCATCGACGGCGGCGCGTATTCGTATTCCATGGAGCGGAAGCCGGAATTAAATAACCAGGAGGGCTTTCATATCTGGGGTAATAACATCAAAATTAAAAACCTGGAAGTATATTCCGCCGATTCTATCTGGCAAAATTCTTTGGCTAAATAA
- a CDS encoding ArsR/SmtB family transcription factor, translating into MRRDVFQAIADPTRREILHLVAYQSLNMEAVANNFAVSRTAIYKHVKILTQCGLVTIKNQGRERYCEAQLKKLSEVADWVESYRPFWNAKLDSLENYLHQLNKYIPND; encoded by the coding sequence ATGCGAAGAGATGTATTTCAAGCCATTGCGGACCCAACCCGGAGAGAAATCTTACACCTGGTGGCGTACCAATCGCTGAACATGGAAGCGGTAGCCAATAATTTTGCGGTAAGCCGGACGGCTATTTACAAACACGTTAAAATATTAACCCAATGCGGATTAGTAACTATTAAAAACCAAGGTCGCGAACGGTACTGCGAAGCTCAATTGAAAAAATTAAGCGAAGTGGCCGATTGGGTAGAATCCTACCGTCCATTTTGGAATGCTAAACTCGACTCATTAGAAAATTACTTGCATCAACTAAATAAATATATCCCCAATGATTAA
- a CDS encoding VOC family protein: MAGIHPYLNFNGNTEEAFNFYKSVFGGAFLGIQRYKDTPEANKISAADQDKIMHVALPVKGTILMATDALESMGHTLTMGNNIHLSLDTDSEEEADQLFNGLAAGGQVKMPLNKTFWGAYFGMVTDKFGVHWMVSYDEKQSA; the protein is encoded by the coding sequence ATGGCAGGCATCCATCCTTATTTAAACTTTAACGGAAACACAGAAGAAGCTTTTAACTTTTACAAATCCGTTTTCGGTGGTGCGTTTTTAGGTATCCAGCGTTATAAAGATACCCCCGAAGCCAACAAGATTTCGGCCGCGGATCAAGACAAAATAATGCACGTGGCCCTCCCCGTAAAAGGTACTATTCTCATGGCCACCGACGCTTTAGAATCCATGGGTCACACTTTAACGATGGGAAATAATATTCATTTATCGTTGGATACCGACAGCGAAGAAGAGGCTGATCAACTATTTAACGGCCTTGCCGCTGGCGGTCAGGTTAAAATGCCCCTGAATAAAACTTTTTGGGGAGCTTACTTCGGCATGGTTACCGATAAGTTTGGGGTGCACTGGATGGTTAGTTACGATGAAAAACAGTCGGCTTAA
- a CDS encoding VOC family protein, with protein MFRNTQAFSGFSVNDLEKAKQFYRQVLELEVVEDSSMGLLTLHLAGGAKVLIYPKPNHTPATFTILNFPVIDINQAVAELKSRGVIFESYDYEHFKTDADNIFRGGGPLIAWFTDPAGNILSVLETEAA; from the coding sequence ATGTTTAGAAACACCCAAGCATTCAGTGGCTTTTCGGTTAACGACCTCGAAAAAGCCAAACAATTTTACCGCCAGGTACTGGAACTGGAAGTTGTTGAAGATTCCTCGATGGGCTTATTAACCTTACACCTGGCCGGTGGAGCTAAAGTTCTCATCTATCCCAAACCCAATCATACCCCCGCAACTTTTACTATTCTTAATTTTCCGGTGATAGATATTAACCAGGCAGTAGCAGAACTCAAAAGCCGCGGGGTTATTTTTGAGAGTTACGATTACGAACACTTCAAGACCGATGCGGATAATATTTTCCGAGGCGGTGGGCCTCTCATTGCCTGGTTCACCGACCCCGCCGGCAATATTTTATCGGTGCTGGAAACGGAGGCGGCTTAA
- a CDS encoding SRPBCC family protein, with the protein MNILLIILFAVVGLVAVLLIAALFVKKQYTLEREILINRPKADVFNYLKYLKNQDYYSKWVKTDPNMKKEFRGLDGTVGFVYAWDGNDKAGKGEQEINAITEGERLEIEIRFIRPFAATAHTPFTTEAISPNQTKVKWGMNGINRYPFNLMHSFLRGMLSKDLEISLQTLKDILETENTRSTTLSQNPESRSAFV; encoded by the coding sequence ATGAACATTCTCCTGATTATTCTATTCGCCGTCGTCGGCCTTGTTGCTGTTTTGTTAATAGCTGCCTTATTCGTAAAAAAACAATACACCCTTGAGCGGGAAATACTCATTAACCGCCCCAAGGCCGACGTTTTTAATTATCTGAAATACCTGAAAAATCAGGATTACTACAGCAAATGGGTTAAAACGGACCCTAACATGAAAAAAGAATTCCGGGGCCTGGACGGTACCGTCGGTTTTGTATATGCCTGGGACGGCAACGATAAAGCGGGTAAAGGCGAACAAGAAATTAATGCAATTACAGAAGGAGAACGACTGGAAATAGAAATCCGGTTTATCCGGCCTTTCGCCGCCACGGCGCATACTCCTTTCACCACCGAGGCTATTTCACCGAACCAGACCAAAGTTAAATGGGGCATGAACGGCATTAACCGATATCCCTTTAACTTAATGCATTCTTTTTTACGCGGAATGTTGAGCAAAGACCTGGAGATTAGCTTGCAGACTCTGAAAGATATTTTAGAAACCGAGAATACTCGCTCTACTACCTTGTCGCAGAATCCTGAATCCCGTTCTGCTTTCGTGTAA
- a CDS encoding arylsulfatase, producing MKLILRALVLAGILLTGQTQAQTMKSKKPNIIFIVADDLGYGNLTSYNQKSPIPTPNIDRLAKEGTKFTRFYSGSTVCAPSRCALMTGYHMGHAYVRGNSKAKDGTGALRAQDTTMAQRLQQNGYVTGMFGKWGLGDEETQGAPHLKGFNEFYGYLDQAHAHDYYTNRLLEIRDNKTQTVKVDTTQYTQDLIVNKALAFLKNHKEDPFFLYLPLTLPHAELKVPKELLKKFQKADGSSKFGPETPFQKKNNYDSQPQPRAAFAAMVSKLDGDVGKIVELVKQLGLDDNTYIFFTSDNGPHKEGGGDPVFFNSSGPLRGVKRDLYEGGIRVPLLVRAPGRVPAGKVSDQPWAFWDILPTVGQLTATPTPANIDGISFAEALAGKTPVKKHDYFYWQFKEGELKEAVTQGYWKLIRFKEEGKPELLELYNLQNDLSEKSNLAAKNPTKVKELKALMVQAKTPSENKTFDWTSVEQ from the coding sequence ATGAAACTTATCTTAAGAGCACTAGTCCTAGCCGGAATTCTCCTCACGGGGCAAACGCAGGCGCAAACGATGAAATCCAAGAAGCCTAACATTATTTTTATTGTGGCCGATGATCTGGGTTATGGGAACTTAACCAGTTACAACCAAAAGTCGCCGATTCCCACGCCCAACATCGACCGCCTGGCGAAAGAAGGAACCAAGTTTACCCGGTTTTATTCCGGCAGTACGGTGTGCGCGCCTTCCCGCTGCGCCTTAATGACCGGCTACCACATGGGCCACGCCTACGTGCGGGGCAACAGCAAAGCTAAAGATGGTACCGGTGCCTTACGGGCTCAGGATACCACCATGGCGCAAAGGTTGCAGCAAAACGGCTACGTAACCGGTATGTTCGGGAAATGGGGACTAGGCGACGAAGAAACCCAGGGTGCTCCCCACCTAAAAGGCTTCAACGAGTTTTACGGGTACCTAGACCAGGCGCACGCCCACGATTATTATACTAACCGCTTACTGGAAATCCGGGACAACAAGACCCAAACGGTAAAAGTAGATACTACCCAGTACACGCAGGATTTAATCGTGAACAAAGCCCTGGCTTTTTTAAAAAATCATAAAGAAGATCCATTTTTCCTGTACCTGCCATTAACCTTACCGCATGCCGAATTGAAAGTACCAAAAGAACTGCTAAAAAAATTCCAGAAGGCGGATGGCAGCAGCAAGTTTGGTCCCGAAACACCTTTCCAGAAAAAGAATAATTACGACAGCCAACCGCAACCCCGCGCCGCTTTTGCCGCCATGGTTTCTAAACTGGACGGCGACGTTGGAAAAATAGTGGAACTGGTAAAACAACTCGGTTTGGACGACAACACCTACATCTTTTTCACCAGCGACAACGGCCCGCATAAAGAAGGTGGCGGCGATCCGGTATTCTTTAACAGCAGCGGCCCGTTGCGTGGGGTAAAACGCGATTTGTACGAAGGAGGTATCCGGGTTCCTTTACTGGTGCGCGCACCCGGCCGCGTACCCGCCGGCAAAGTAAGCGACCAACCCTGGGCCTTCTGGGATATTCTGCCCACCGTGGGGCAACTAACCGCCACTCCTACTCCAGCTAACATCGACGGCATCTCCTTTGCTGAAGCCTTGGCCGGAAAAACCCCGGTAAAAAAACACGACTACTTCTACTGGCAGTTTAAAGAAGGCGAGTTAAAAGAAGCGGTAACCCAAGGCTACTGGAAGTTAATCCGGTTTAAAGAAGAAGGCAAACCCGAACTATTGGAACTCTACAATCTGCAAAATGACCTGAGCGAAAAAAGCAACTTAGCGGCTAAAAACCCCACCAAAGTAAAGGAGTTAAAAGCCTTAATGGTGCAAGCCAAAACCCCATCGGAAAACAAAACTTTTGATTGGACTTCTGTAGAGCAATAG
- a CDS encoding DUF2059 domain-containing protein: MKTIFTLLFTIVLSLPILAQDTAKAKDIRKLLELTGSIKVGIQAMDAGIELQKKTNTTIPAEFWVEFRKGITEDAFAQMIVPIYDKHFTHQEITELIAFYQTPIGQKTTQVLPILTQESMTAGQELGKRIGQNVVEKLKAEGKL; this comes from the coding sequence ATGAAAACAATTTTTACCCTTTTATTTACAATAGTACTTTCATTACCCATTCTGGCACAAGATACTGCTAAAGCTAAGGATATAAGGAAACTTTTAGAATTAACCGGATCTATAAAAGTGGGTATCCAGGCAATGGATGCGGGCATTGAATTACAGAAAAAAACCAATACCACTATTCCGGCAGAATTTTGGGTGGAGTTCAGAAAAGGAATAACGGAAGATGCGTTTGCCCAAATGATTGTGCCGATCTACGACAAGCATTTTACCCACCAAGAAATTACTGAACTAATAGCTTTTTATCAAACTCCTATAGGTCAGAAAACAACGCAGGTATTGCCTATATTAACGCAGGAATCAATGACAGCCGGGCAAGAACTAGGCAAAAGAATTGGGCAGAATGTAGTGGAAAAGTTAAAAGCCGAAGGCAAACTATAA
- a CDS encoding GlxA family transcriptional regulator — MKHISILVPKGAVLGSIEGPRQVFTEVNKLLKSMDKPALFNVQLVGLEKEVPAAGGIYTIYTDVVAQDIEKTDLIIIPALDGDMVKTLANNQEFIPWIVKQYQAGAEVGSLCVGAFMLAATGLVTGKKCATHWMAAKDFRKMFPEVNLVEDKIITDEQGIYSSGGAFSYLNLILYLIEKYVGRDIAVFMSKAFQIDIARRSQSPFVIFAGQKDHEDEVIRKAQEIIEKNVPEKLTVDQLADTLALSRRNLERRFKKATANTVVEYIQRVKIEAAKMSLETSRENVNEVMYNVGYSDPKAFRDTFKKITGLSPVQYRSKYNREMVA, encoded by the coding sequence ATGAAACATATATCGATCCTAGTTCCGAAAGGAGCCGTTTTAGGCAGTATTGAGGGACCGCGCCAGGTTTTTACCGAAGTGAACAAACTTTTGAAAAGCATGGATAAGCCGGCTTTGTTTAATGTGCAGTTGGTGGGTTTGGAGAAAGAAGTACCGGCTGCCGGCGGTATTTACACGATTTACACCGATGTAGTAGCCCAGGATATTGAAAAAACGGATTTAATTATTATTCCGGCGCTGGATGGCGATATGGTAAAAACTTTAGCAAATAACCAGGAATTTATTCCCTGGATTGTAAAGCAATACCAGGCGGGAGCCGAGGTGGGTAGTTTATGCGTGGGAGCGTTTATGTTGGCTGCTACCGGCTTGGTAACGGGTAAAAAATGCGCGACCCATTGGATGGCAGCCAAAGATTTCCGGAAGATGTTCCCGGAAGTGAACCTGGTGGAAGACAAAATTATTACCGATGAGCAAGGTATTTATTCCAGTGGCGGGGCCTTCTCCTACCTGAATTTAATTTTATACCTCATTGAGAAATACGTGGGCCGGGACATTGCCGTGTTTATGTCCAAAGCTTTCCAGATTGATATAGCACGCCGGAGCCAATCGCCGTTCGTTATTTTTGCCGGTCAAAAAGACCACGAAGACGAAGTAATTAGAAAAGCCCAGGAAATAATCGAAAAAAATGTGCCCGAGAAATTAACCGTTGACCAGTTAGCCGATACCCTCGCACTGAGCCGTCGTAACCTGGAACGACGCTTTAAAAAAGCCACCGCCAATACGGTAGTAGAATACATTCAGCGGGTAAAAATAGAAGCCGCGAAAATGAGCTTGGAAACGTCCCGCGAAAACGTGAACGAAGTAATGTACAACGTAGGTTACTCCGACCCCAAAGCTTTCCGGGATACTTTCAAAAAAATTACCGGATTATCGCCGGTGCAATACCGTAGTAAATACAACCGGGAAATGGTAGCGTAA
- a CDS encoding VOC family protein → MATQIFVNLPVKDLNKSIEFFKNLGYSFNPQFTDENATCLIISDTIYVMLLVEPFFKSFTKKAIPDTTQNAQVILALSAESREGVDDLVNKAIAAGATTPNDKQDQGFMYGWGFQDLDGHLWEVMYMDPSAVQQG, encoded by the coding sequence ATGGCAACTCAAATTTTCGTGAATTTACCCGTTAAAGATTTAAATAAATCTATTGAATTTTTCAAGAACCTCGGTTACTCGTTTAATCCGCAATTTACCGACGAGAACGCTACCTGCCTGATTATCAGCGACACTATTTACGTGATGTTGCTCGTGGAGCCGTTCTTTAAATCTTTCACCAAAAAAGCTATCCCGGATACTACTCAAAACGCCCAGGTAATTCTTGCTTTATCCGCCGAAAGCCGGGAGGGAGTGGATGATTTAGTAAACAAGGCAATTGCTGCCGGGGCTACTACGCCCAACGATAAGCAAGACCAGGGTTTTATGTATGGCTGGGGCTTCCAGGATTTAGATGGCCACCTGTGGGAAGTAATGTACATGGACCCGAGCGCCGTTCAACAAGGGTAA
- a CDS encoding SRPBCC family protein: MEALIIKKNIEINAPANKIWDVLLQDEYNRIWFAEFSPGAFAETTWQEGSKVIFKDESGSGIIGTIVANQIGKLLSIKYNGIVKANVEDYDSEEAQGVKGGREIYRLTENQDATQLDIEVDMGEEMYEMMAGAWDKALQKIKELAEA, from the coding sequence ATGGAAGCTCTCATTATTAAAAAAAACATTGAAATTAACGCTCCAGCAAATAAAATCTGGGATGTATTGCTACAGGACGAGTATAACCGCATTTGGTTCGCTGAGTTCAGCCCGGGAGCATTCGCCGAAACCACCTGGCAAGAAGGCAGCAAAGTTATCTTTAAAGACGAGAGCGGCAGCGGCATTATCGGCACCATCGTTGCCAACCAAATTGGCAAATTACTTTCCATTAAATACAACGGTATTGTAAAAGCCAACGTCGAAGATTACGACAGCGAGGAAGCCCAGGGAGTAAAAGGCGGCCGGGAAATTTACCGCTTAACGGAAAACCAGGACGCTACCCAGTTAGACATCGAAGTAGACATGGGTGAGGAAATGTACGAGATGATGGCGGGAGCCTGGGACAAAGCCTTGCAGAAAATTAAAGAATTAGCGGAAGCGTAG
- a CDS encoding DoxX family protein: MKPKTVKILYWTVTGLFSLLLLMAGITEAIQPESGRQIMQHLGYPVHIMLVIGVGKILAVVALVQTRFRVIKEWAYAGITFNLIGAFVARAYAGDSIGLILSPLIFLSVMFLSYFLWKQVGKTIIVPMQAEPKVIEYLKIA; the protein is encoded by the coding sequence ATGAAACCGAAAACAGTTAAAATACTTTACTGGACCGTTACCGGTCTTTTCTCCCTTTTACTCCTGATGGCGGGTATCACCGAAGCCATTCAACCCGAATCGGGCCGGCAGATTATGCAACACTTAGGGTATCCGGTGCACATCATGCTCGTGATTGGGGTAGGCAAAATTTTGGCAGTCGTAGCCTTGGTGCAAACCAGATTCCGGGTAATTAAAGAATGGGCTTACGCGGGTATTACTTTTAACCTCATTGGCGCTTTTGTGGCCAGGGCTTACGCCGGCGATAGTATAGGTTTGATTCTATCGCCCTTAATATTTTTGTCGGTTATGTTCTTGTCTTATTTTCTATGGAAACAAGTCGGAAAAACAATTATTGTCCCCATGCAAGCCGAACCAAAGGTCATCGAATACCTGAAAATAGCTTAA